From a single Nocardioides sp. dk884 genomic region:
- a CDS encoding glycosyltransferase, with protein MRSPSASHRSHPSVSVVIPARDDAVALERCLTLLARQSVAAYEVIVVDNASTDETAQVARRHGARVVHEATPGIPQAAATGYDAARGDVIARLDADSRPGRTWVSRIGCRMADPRLDAATGTGWFYDLAPLLGRPVALVYLGAYYALCHLALGHTALWGSSMALRRSAWERVRDRVHRDDAELHDDLDLAFVLGPHARIRLDPGLDVGVSARSLHGLAQLRRRLDRAVRTLRLNWADQPPWLRWRDRFTREGATSRSSSTRRAA; from the coding sequence ATGAGGAGCCCGTCCGCGTCGCACCGGAGCCACCCCAGCGTGTCGGTGGTGATCCCCGCGCGCGACGACGCCGTCGCCCTCGAGCGCTGCCTCACGCTGCTGGCCCGCCAGAGCGTGGCGGCGTACGAGGTGATCGTGGTCGACAACGCCTCCACCGACGAGACCGCGCAGGTGGCACGCCGCCACGGCGCGCGGGTGGTGCACGAGGCGACGCCCGGCATCCCGCAGGCGGCCGCGACCGGGTACGACGCGGCGCGCGGCGACGTCATCGCCCGCCTGGACGCCGACTCGCGGCCCGGACGGACCTGGGTGTCGCGGATCGGGTGCCGGATGGCCGACCCGCGACTGGACGCGGCGACCGGGACCGGGTGGTTCTACGACCTGGCCCCGCTGCTCGGTCGACCGGTCGCGCTGGTCTACCTCGGTGCCTACTACGCGCTGTGCCACCTCGCGCTCGGGCACACCGCGCTGTGGGGATCCAGCATGGCGCTGCGCCGCTCGGCCTGGGAGCGGGTGCGCGACCGGGTGCACCGCGACGACGCGGAGCTGCACGACGACCTCGACCTCGCCTTCGTGCTCGGCCCGCACGCCCGGATCCGCCTCGACCCCGGCCTCGACGTGGGCGTCTCCGCGCGCTCGCTGCACGGGCTGGCCCAGCTGCGCCGCCGCCTGGACCGAGCGGTCCGCACGCTGCGGCTCAACTGGGCCGACCAGCCGCCGTGGCTGCGCTGGCGCGACCGGTTCACCCGCGAGGGGGCTACCAGCCGATCGTCATCCACAAGAAGAGCTGCGTGA
- a CDS encoding lycopene cyclase domain-containing protein — translation MTYVLVSSAFVAVTLVVLGVAALVGRPDRRWWAATGLTLAALMVLTAVFDNLMIAVDLFGYVDDQISGIKIGLAPIEDFAWPVAAVAGLPALALLVDRVLDRPDRPER, via the coding sequence ATGACCTACGTGCTCGTCTCCTCCGCCTTCGTGGCGGTGACCCTCGTGGTGCTCGGTGTCGCGGCGCTCGTGGGTCGTCCGGACCGCCGCTGGTGGGCGGCGACCGGCCTCACGCTGGCCGCGCTGATGGTGCTCACTGCGGTCTTCGACAACCTGATGATCGCCGTGGACCTGTTCGGCTACGTCGACGACCAGATCTCCGGGATCAAGATCGGCCTCGCGCCGATCGAGGACTTCGCCTGGCCGGTGGCCGCCGTCGCCGGGCTGCCCGCGCTCGCGCTGCTGGTGGACCGGGTGCTCGATCGGCCCGATCGGCCCGAGCGGTGA
- the idi gene encoding isopentenyl-diphosphate Delta-isomerase, whose product MERPNQAVSDPDLSVAVEDLVVLVDDDGTPCGTTPRATVHTEDTPLHLAFSCYVRDDDGRLLLTRRAVTKRTWPGVWTNSFCGHQRPGEEVADTIRRYAAHELGLEVTDLEEVVPDFRYRAVDAGGLVENEICPVWTARTTGTPAPNPDEVEETRWISDAELHAALDAAPWALSPWLALQVPRLRAAGWAAVSR is encoded by the coding sequence GTGGAGCGACCCAACCAGGCGGTCTCGGACCCAGACCTGAGCGTGGCGGTCGAGGACCTCGTCGTGCTCGTCGACGACGACGGCACCCCCTGCGGCACCACGCCCCGCGCCACCGTGCACACCGAGGACACCCCGTTGCACCTGGCGTTCTCCTGCTACGTCCGCGACGACGACGGCCGGCTGCTGCTGACCCGTCGCGCGGTCACCAAGCGCACCTGGCCCGGGGTGTGGACGAACTCCTTCTGCGGCCACCAGCGCCCCGGCGAGGAGGTGGCCGACACGATCCGCCGCTACGCCGCGCACGAGCTCGGGCTCGAGGTCACCGACCTCGAGGAGGTCGTGCCGGACTTCCGCTACCGCGCCGTCGACGCCGGCGGGCTGGTCGAGAACGAGATCTGCCCGGTGTGGACCGCACGCACCACCGGCACCCCGGCACCGAACCCCGACGAGGTCGAGGAGACCCGCTGGATCAGCGACGCGGAGCTGCACGCGGCGCTCGACGCGGCGCCCTGGGCGCTCAGCCCGTGGCTGGCGCTGCAGGTGCCCCGGCTCCGTGCAGCCGGCTGGGCGGCGGTGTCGCGATGA
- the mfd gene encoding transcription-repair coupling factor, with product MSLNGLADAVLADPTLAGALADAGPGRVKTLDLTAPESLRPFVVTGLVREGRTVLAVTATSREAEDLVDALGCFLDPASVAYYPSWETLPHERLSPRSDTVGRRLAVLRRLCHPGDDVSNGPLKVVVAPVRSVLQPQVKGLGDLAPVEIVSGATASLDEVVRRLADAAYSRVDLVEKRGEFAVRGGIVDVFPPTEEHPLRVEFWGDEVEEIRAFSVADQRTLEKVERLWAPPCRELLLTEEVRARAAELGRNHPQLLELTDKIAAGIAVDGMESLAPVLVDDMELLVDLMPERTHVLVLDPERVRTRAQDLVATSEEFLGASWAAAASGGTAPIDLGAASYRSVGDVRDHALERGLPWWALSPFGLDDQQAAPVGSSADDAGVPSRGLPMRPVDAYRGDTERATRDLQRWTDDGYRAVLVYAGPGLAERAVEVLTERDVSARYLEGIETGEELLPTTVAVTVGGLAHGFVDDTNRLVLLTGDDVSGQKSSTRDMRKMPVRRRKQIDPLELKTGDYVVHEQHGVGRFVEMKQREAGGAVREYLVLEYGASKRGAPPDRLYVPADALDQVTRYVGGEQPSLDRLGGADWSKRKNRARKAVREIAAELIKLYAARQATKGYAFGPDTPWQRELEDAFPFTETPDQLSTVEEVKADMRQTVPMDRLICGDVGYGKTEIAVRAAFKAVQDGKQVAVLVPTTLLVTQHLSTFAERMSNFPVNLRALSRFQSDKEAKEVMAGLADGTVDIVVGTHRLLNPDIRFKDLGLIIVDEEQRFGVEHKEQMKRLRTSVDVLSMSATPIPRTLEMAITGIREMSTIATPPEERHPVLTYVGPYEDRQVVAALRRELLRDGQVFYIHNRVNSIEKAAARLRELVPEARVATAHGQMGEKQLEQVMLDFWEKRFDVLVCTTLVESGLDVSNANTMIIERADTLGLSQLHQLRGRVGRSRERAYAYFLYPGEKPLTETAHERLATLAQHSDLGGGMAIAMKDLEIRGAGNLLGGAQSGHIEDVGFDLYVRLVGEAVNEFKGDTEPELNEVRIELPVDAHLPHDYIPSERLRLEMYKRLAEVRTDEDVDAINEELIDRYGEPPIVVVSLLLVARFRARARQAGVGEVTIAGKNVRFAPVSLPESRVVRLNRMYPRSIVKPQVDTILVPRPQTAPVGGKPIDGIALLEWARHVIDAIIDPDHAVAKTDPKSKP from the coding sequence GTGAGTCTCAACGGCCTCGCCGATGCCGTTCTCGCCGACCCGACCCTCGCCGGTGCCCTGGCCGACGCCGGGCCCGGACGGGTCAAGACCCTGGACCTCACCGCCCCCGAGTCGCTGCGTCCGTTCGTGGTCACCGGTCTGGTCCGCGAGGGCCGCACCGTGCTCGCGGTGACCGCGACCTCGCGCGAGGCCGAGGACCTGGTCGACGCCCTCGGCTGCTTCCTGGACCCCGCCTCGGTGGCCTACTACCCGAGCTGGGAGACCCTCCCGCACGAGCGGCTGAGCCCGCGCAGCGACACCGTCGGACGCCGGCTCGCGGTCCTGCGTCGCCTGTGCCACCCCGGCGACGACGTCAGCAACGGACCGCTGAAGGTCGTGGTCGCGCCGGTGCGCTCGGTGCTCCAGCCGCAGGTCAAGGGTCTCGGCGACCTCGCCCCGGTGGAGATCGTGTCCGGCGCCACCGCCTCCCTCGACGAGGTCGTACGCCGCCTGGCCGACGCGGCCTACTCGCGCGTCGACCTGGTCGAGAAGCGCGGCGAGTTCGCGGTGCGCGGCGGCATCGTCGACGTCTTCCCGCCCACCGAGGAGCACCCGCTCCGGGTGGAGTTCTGGGGCGACGAGGTCGAGGAGATCCGCGCGTTCTCGGTGGCCGACCAGCGCACCCTGGAGAAGGTCGAGCGGCTCTGGGCGCCGCCGTGCCGCGAGCTGCTGCTGACCGAGGAGGTCCGCGCCCGCGCCGCCGAGCTGGGCCGCAACCACCCCCAGCTGCTCGAGCTCACCGACAAGATCGCCGCCGGCATCGCCGTCGACGGCATGGAGTCGCTGGCGCCGGTCCTGGTCGACGACATGGAGCTGCTGGTCGACCTGATGCCCGAGCGCACCCACGTGCTGGTGCTCGACCCCGAGCGGGTCCGCACCCGCGCCCAGGACCTGGTCGCGACCAGCGAGGAGTTCCTCGGCGCCAGCTGGGCCGCGGCCGCGAGCGGCGGGACGGCACCGATCGACCTCGGCGCCGCGTCGTACCGCTCGGTCGGCGACGTGCGCGACCACGCCCTGGAGCGAGGCCTGCCCTGGTGGGCGCTGAGCCCGTTCGGCCTCGACGACCAGCAGGCCGCGCCGGTCGGCTCCTCCGCCGACGACGCCGGCGTGCCGAGCCGCGGGCTGCCGATGCGCCCGGTCGACGCCTACCGCGGCGACACCGAGCGCGCCACCCGCGACCTGCAGCGCTGGACCGACGACGGCTACCGCGCGGTGCTCGTCTACGCCGGCCCGGGCCTGGCCGAGCGCGCCGTGGAGGTGCTCACCGAGCGCGACGTGTCCGCGCGCTACCTCGAGGGCATCGAGACCGGCGAGGAGCTGCTGCCGACCACCGTGGCGGTCACCGTCGGCGGGCTCGCCCACGGGTTCGTCGACGACACCAACCGCCTGGTGCTGCTCACCGGCGACGACGTGTCGGGGCAGAAGAGCTCCACACGCGACATGCGCAAGATGCCGGTGCGCCGGCGCAAGCAGATCGACCCGCTCGAGCTCAAGACCGGCGACTACGTCGTCCACGAGCAGCACGGCGTGGGCCGCTTCGTGGAGATGAAGCAGCGCGAGGCCGGCGGCGCGGTGCGCGAGTACCTCGTCCTCGAGTACGGCGCCTCCAAGCGCGGCGCCCCGCCGGACCGGCTCTACGTGCCGGCCGACGCCCTCGACCAGGTGACCCGCTACGTCGGCGGCGAGCAGCCCAGCCTGGACCGCCTCGGCGGCGCGGACTGGAGCAAGCGCAAGAACCGCGCCCGCAAGGCGGTGCGGGAGATCGCCGCCGAGCTGATCAAGCTGTACGCCGCGCGCCAGGCCACCAAGGGCTACGCCTTCGGCCCGGACACGCCCTGGCAGCGCGAGCTGGAGGACGCCTTCCCCTTCACCGAGACCCCCGACCAGCTCAGCACGGTCGAGGAGGTCAAGGCCGACATGCGCCAGACGGTCCCGATGGACCGGCTGATCTGCGGCGACGTCGGCTACGGCAAGACCGAGATCGCGGTGCGCGCGGCGTTCAAGGCGGTGCAGGACGGCAAGCAGGTGGCGGTCCTGGTGCCGACGACGCTGCTGGTCACCCAGCACCTCTCGACGTTCGCCGAGCGGATGAGCAACTTCCCGGTCAACCTCAGGGCGCTCTCGCGGTTCCAGAGCGACAAGGAGGCCAAGGAGGTGATGGCCGGTCTGGCCGACGGCACCGTGGACATCGTGGTCGGCACCCACCGGCTGCTCAACCCCGACATCCGCTTCAAGGACCTCGGCCTGATCATCGTCGATGAGGAGCAGCGCTTCGGCGTCGAGCACAAGGAGCAGATGAAGCGGCTGCGGACCTCCGTCGACGTGCTCTCGATGTCCGCGACGCCGATCCCGCGCACCCTGGAGATGGCGATCACCGGCATCCGCGAGATGTCCACGATCGCCACCCCGCCGGAGGAGCGGCACCCGGTGCTGACCTACGTCGGCCCGTACGAGGACCGCCAGGTCGTCGCTGCGCTGCGCCGCGAGCTGCTGCGCGACGGCCAGGTGTTCTACATCCACAACCGGGTGAACTCCATCGAGAAGGCGGCCGCGCGGCTGCGCGAGCTGGTCCCCGAGGCGCGGGTCGCGACCGCGCACGGTCAGATGGGGGAGAAGCAGCTCGAGCAGGTCATGCTCGACTTCTGGGAGAAGCGCTTCGACGTCCTGGTCTGCACGACGCTGGTCGAGTCGGGCCTCGACGTCTCCAACGCCAACACGATGATCATCGAGCGTGCCGACACCCTCGGCCTGTCCCAGCTGCACCAGCTGCGCGGCCGCGTCGGTCGCTCGCGCGAGCGGGCGTACGCCTACTTCCTCTACCCGGGGGAGAAGCCGCTGACCGAGACCGCCCACGAGCGGCTCGCGACCCTGGCCCAGCACTCCGACCTGGGCGGCGGCATGGCGATCGCGATGAAGGACCTGGAGATCCGCGGCGCCGGCAACCTGCTGGGCGGCGCGCAGTCGGGCCACATCGAGGACGTCGGGTTCGACCTCTACGTCCGCCTGGTCGGCGAGGCGGTCAACGAGTTCAAGGGCGACACCGAGCCCGAGCTCAACGAGGTGCGCATCGAGCTGCCGGTCGACGCCCACCTGCCCCACGACTACATCCCCAGCGAGCGGCTGCGCCTGGAGATGTACAAGCGGCTCGCCGAGGTGCGCACCGACGAGGACGTCGACGCGATCAACGAGGAGCTCATCGACCGCTACGGCGAGCCGCCGATCGTCGTGGTCTCGCTGCTGCTGGTGGCGCGCTTCCGGGCCCGGGCGCGGCAGGCGGGGGTCGGGGAGGTGACGATCGCGGGCAAGAACGTCCGCTTCGCGCCGGTCTCGCTGCCCGAGTCGCGGGTGGTGCGGCTGAACCGGATGTACCCGCGCTCGATCGTCAAGCCCCAGGTCGACACGATCCTGGTGCCGCGACCGCAGACGGCGCCGGTCGGGGGCAAGCCCATCGACGGGATCGCCCTGCTTGAATGGGCCCGCCATGTGATCGACGCCATCATCGACCCCGACCACGCGGTCGCCAAGACCGACCCGAAGTCGAAGCCCTAG
- a CDS encoding prenyltransferase, with the protein MSAWGQVLASSRPLSWINTAYPFAAAYLLAGGSPDGAAEWWVLVLGTLWFLVPYNLLMYGVNDVFDYESDIRNPRKGGVEGVVLDRGVHRRTIWAAVLSNLPFVLALVALGDLASTAVLAVSVFAVVAYSAPGLRFKERPFLDSITSSTHFVSPAVLGLAMSGASLDATALAALAGFFLWGMGSHAFGAVQDIEADRAGGIGSVGTVMGASTTTWFALGCYVVAGLLLLTLPWPASLSALLVLPYVANVAPYVRLSDAECERANAGWRRFLWLNFLTGFLITQLFLWMTIGW; encoded by the coding sequence GTGAGCGCCTGGGGCCAGGTCCTCGCGTCGTCGCGACCGCTGAGCTGGATCAACACCGCCTACCCGTTCGCCGCGGCGTACCTGCTCGCCGGCGGGAGCCCCGACGGCGCCGCCGAGTGGTGGGTGCTGGTGCTCGGCACGCTGTGGTTCCTGGTGCCGTACAACCTGTTGATGTACGGCGTGAACGACGTCTTCGACTACGAGTCCGACATCCGCAACCCGCGCAAGGGCGGGGTCGAGGGGGTCGTGCTCGACCGGGGCGTGCACCGGCGCACGATCTGGGCGGCGGTGCTCTCGAACCTGCCGTTCGTCCTCGCGCTGGTCGCGCTCGGTGACCTGGCCTCCACCGCCGTGCTGGCGGTGAGCGTGTTCGCGGTGGTCGCCTACTCCGCACCGGGGCTGCGGTTCAAGGAGCGCCCGTTCCTGGACTCGATCACCTCCAGCACCCACTTCGTCTCCCCCGCCGTCCTGGGCCTGGCGATGAGCGGGGCCTCGCTCGACGCGACGGCGCTCGCCGCGCTGGCCGGGTTCTTCTTGTGGGGCATGGGCTCGCACGCCTTCGGCGCGGTGCAGGACATCGAGGCCGACCGCGCCGGCGGGATCGGCTCGGTCGGCACCGTCATGGGCGCCTCGACGACGACCTGGTTCGCGCTCGGCTGCTACGTCGTGGCCGGGCTGCTGCTGCTCACCCTGCCGTGGCCGGCCTCCCTGTCGGCGCTGCTGGTGCTGCCCTACGTCGCCAACGTCGCGCCGTACGTGCGCCTGAGCGACGCGGAGTGCGAGCGCGCGAACGCGGGGTGGCGCCGGTTCCTGTGGCTGAACTTCCTGACCGGGTTCTTGATCACGCAGCTCTTCTTGTGGATGACGATCGGCTGGTAG
- the crtI gene encoding phytoene desaturase family protein has product MRATRRGGPGSAAATPPGTAVVIGGGISGLATAALLAHDGWSVDLLERQDVVGGRAGRWETDGYRFDTGPSWYLMPEVFDHFFELLGTSTAEQLDLVTLDPGYRVFFEGREQPLDLRRDRAANEALFESVEPGAGAALSAYLDSAQHVYELAVQRFLYTSFDSPTTMLNAEVLRNGPRLSSLLTRSLESHVGARFDDERLRQVLGYPAVFLGTSPERAPSMYHLMSWMDLADGVRYPQGGFTTIIDAISRLATDRGARLRTGCTVEAVRTTRTGRSARVQGVRYVDGDGARHDLDADLVVGAADLHHLETRLLPRELQTFPESWWRRRDPGPGGVLALLGVDGELPELAHHSLFFTRDWRRNFDDIFGSAPRVPDPASLYVCRPSATDPSVAPAGKENLFVLIPVPADTAIGRGGLDGAGDPGVEKAVDAAIAEIGAWAGVSDLAARVEVRRTIGPADFAADLNSWSGGMLGPGHTLKQSAFFRAANVSRKVEGLVYAGYATRPGVGLPMCLISAELVLKRLRGDTSTGPSVVAGAGRGA; this is encoded by the coding sequence GTGAGGGCGACGCGTCGCGGCGGTCCCGGCTCCGCCGCCGCAACCCCGCCCGGCACCGCCGTCGTCATCGGCGGCGGGATCAGCGGGCTGGCCACCGCCGCCCTGCTGGCCCACGACGGCTGGTCGGTCGACCTGCTCGAGCGCCAGGACGTCGTCGGCGGCCGCGCCGGTCGCTGGGAGACCGACGGCTACCGCTTCGACACCGGCCCGTCGTGGTACCTGATGCCGGAGGTCTTCGACCACTTCTTCGAGCTGCTCGGCACCTCCACGGCCGAGCAGCTCGACCTGGTGACCCTCGACCCCGGCTACCGGGTGTTCTTCGAGGGCCGCGAGCAGCCGCTCGACCTGCGCCGCGACCGGGCGGCCAACGAGGCGCTCTTCGAGTCCGTCGAGCCCGGTGCCGGCGCGGCGCTGTCGGCGTACCTCGACTCCGCCCAGCACGTCTACGAGCTGGCGGTGCAGCGCTTCCTCTACACCAGCTTCGACTCCCCCACCACGATGCTCAACGCCGAGGTGCTGCGCAACGGACCGCGGCTCTCCTCGCTGCTGACCCGGTCGCTGGAGTCCCACGTCGGCGCCCGCTTCGACGACGAGCGGCTGCGCCAGGTGCTCGGCTACCCCGCGGTGTTCCTCGGCACCTCCCCCGAGCGCGCGCCGAGCATGTATCACCTGATGAGCTGGATGGACCTCGCCGACGGCGTGCGCTACCCGCAGGGCGGGTTCACCACGATCATCGACGCGATCTCCCGGCTCGCCACCGACCGCGGGGCCCGGCTGCGCACCGGCTGCACCGTCGAGGCGGTGCGCACCACCCGCACCGGGCGCTCGGCCCGGGTGCAGGGGGTCCGCTACGTCGACGGCGACGGCGCCCGGCACGACCTCGACGCCGACCTGGTCGTGGGCGCGGCCGACCTGCACCACCTCGAGACCCGGCTGCTGCCGCGCGAGCTGCAGACCTTCCCCGAGTCGTGGTGGCGCCGCCGCGACCCCGGGCCCGGCGGGGTGCTCGCGCTGCTCGGCGTGGACGGCGAGCTGCCCGAGCTGGCCCACCACTCGCTGTTCTTCACCCGCGACTGGCGGCGCAACTTCGACGACATCTTCGGCTCCGCCCCACGGGTCCCGGACCCCGCGTCGCTCTACGTCTGCCGGCCCTCCGCGACCGACCCGAGCGTGGCGCCGGCCGGCAAGGAGAACCTCTTCGTGCTGATCCCGGTGCCGGCCGACACGGCCATCGGCCGCGGCGGCCTCGACGGCGCCGGCGACCCGGGGGTCGAGAAGGCCGTCGACGCCGCGATCGCCGAGATCGGCGCGTGGGCCGGCGTGTCGGACCTCGCCGCGCGGGTCGAGGTTCGCCGTACGATCGGGCCGGCCGACTTCGCGGCCGACCTCAACTCCTGGAGCGGCGGAATGCTCGGCCCCGGCCACACCCTGAAGCAGAGCGCGTTCTTCCGCGCCGCCAATGTCTCGCGCAAGGTGGAGGGCCTGGTGTACGCCGGCTACGCCACCCGACCCGGCGTGGGTCTGCCGATGTGCCTGATCAGCGCCGAGCTGGTGCTCAAGCGACTGCGGGGGGACACCTCCACCGGGCCCTCGGTGGTCGCGGGCGCAGGACGGGGCGCATGA
- a CDS encoding polyprenyl synthetase family protein, producing MSGKRVAGAATLERRVAPATTAEPPADIALLATALLDAGRGGKRFRPRLVHAVHDLLGGGAGPAVLQVAEAVELLHTAFVVHDDVIDGDDVRRGRASTPGAFRHEAAAAGAAPEAAATYALAGAVLTGDLALSGALRAVATAPVDPATVRRLLDLLDHAIRVSAAGELADVRHSLGLAEPSLAEVLAVAEHKTAAYSFQLPMQAGAVLAGAAPAVVEGLGEVGRRLGIAFQLLDDLLGVFGDPTQTGKSNLGDLREGKRTPLVVHARSTTAWPQVQRHLGDPALSPHDAARVRDALERGGSRAFVTDLVAAHVEAAVTCAAGLEVPPDLLVWVGDLADRIRRGTA from the coding sequence ATGAGCGGCAAGCGAGTGGCCGGCGCCGCGACCCTCGAGCGCCGGGTCGCCCCCGCCACGACCGCCGAACCGCCCGCCGACATCGCGCTGCTGGCCACGGCCCTGCTCGACGCGGGCCGCGGCGGCAAGCGCTTCCGCCCCCGGCTGGTCCACGCCGTGCACGACCTGCTCGGCGGGGGCGCCGGCCCGGCGGTGCTCCAGGTCGCCGAGGCCGTGGAGCTGCTGCACACCGCGTTCGTGGTCCACGACGACGTCATCGACGGCGACGACGTACGCCGCGGGCGCGCGAGCACCCCCGGGGCGTTCCGCCACGAGGCGGCCGCTGCCGGCGCCGCCCCCGAGGCGGCCGCGACGTACGCCCTGGCCGGAGCCGTGCTGACCGGCGACCTGGCCCTGTCCGGGGCGCTGCGCGCCGTGGCCACCGCCCCGGTCGACCCCGCCACCGTGCGCCGGCTGCTGGACCTGCTCGACCACGCGATCCGGGTCTCCGCCGCCGGTGAGCTCGCCGACGTACGCCACTCCCTGGGCCTGGCCGAGCCGTCCCTCGCGGAGGTCCTCGCGGTCGCCGAGCACAAGACGGCCGCCTACTCCTTCCAGCTGCCGATGCAGGCCGGCGCCGTGCTGGCCGGTGCGGCCCCGGCCGTCGTCGAGGGCCTGGGCGAGGTCGGTCGTCGACTCGGCATCGCCTTCCAGCTCCTCGACGACCTGCTCGGGGTCTTCGGCGACCCCACCCAGACCGGCAAGAGCAACCTCGGCGACCTGCGCGAGGGCAAGCGGACCCCGCTGGTCGTCCACGCCCGCTCCACCACCGCCTGGCCGCAGGTGCAGCGCCACCTCGGCGACCCCGCGCTGAGCCCCCACGACGCGGCGCGGGTGCGCGACGCCCTCGAGCGGGGCGGCTCGCGGGCGTTCGTCACCGACCTGGTCGCCGCGCACGTCGAGGCCGCCGTCACCTGCGCCGCCGGCCTGGAGGTGCCGCCGGACCTGCTGGTCTGGGTGGGCGACCTGGCCGACCGGATCCGCCGGGGCACCGCATGA
- a CDS encoding lycopene cyclase domain-containing protein: MSLAYLASIIVSGLCMGLVDHRWKLFVFDRPRRALVVLAVGLVYFLAWDLVAIGLEIYHRGESEAMTGIEVAPELPLEELFFIVFLCYVTMVLHGLFRMLLGSAGTERRSGRREALR; encoded by the coding sequence ATGAGCCTGGCGTACCTGGCGTCGATCATCGTCTCGGGGCTCTGCATGGGCCTGGTCGACCACCGCTGGAAGCTGTTCGTCTTCGACCGGCCCCGACGCGCGCTCGTGGTGCTCGCGGTCGGGCTGGTCTACTTCCTCGCCTGGGACCTGGTCGCGATCGGCCTGGAGATCTACCACCGCGGGGAGTCCGAGGCCATGACCGGGATCGAGGTGGCTCCCGAGCTGCCGCTGGAGGAGCTGTTCTTCATCGTGTTCCTCTGCTACGTGACGATGGTGCTGCACGGGTTGTTCCGGATGCTGCTGGGCTCGGCGGGCACCGAGCGGCGCAGCGGTCGCCGGGAGGCGCTGCGATGA
- a CDS encoding phytoene/squalene synthase family protein, with protein MSAVQPRPEPSGEPAPDGPHLLYDQVAEASAALVIERYSSSFGLASRLLAEPVRTRVRNVYALVRVADEVVDAPRPDTTRAQQAHVLDELEAEVRVALVRGHSSNLIVHAFARTARRCGIGHDLIDPFFASMRTDLFRAEHDQESFERYVYGSAEVIGLMCLRAFLADEPEPDTAYDALAGGAQRLGAAFQKVNFLRDLATDDGLLGRSYFPGVDPARLDDATRDRLLDDIDADLAAAAAVIPALPPSSRRAVLVAHGLFAELAARLRRTPASEIRSRRVRVPGGQGPHRGPLPAAGRR; from the coding sequence ATGAGCGCCGTCCAGCCCCGCCCGGAGCCGAGCGGCGAGCCGGCACCGGACGGCCCCCACCTGCTCTACGACCAGGTCGCCGAGGCCAGTGCGGCGCTGGTGATCGAGCGCTACTCCAGCTCCTTCGGCCTGGCCAGCCGGCTGCTCGCCGAGCCGGTCCGCACCCGGGTGCGCAACGTCTATGCCCTGGTCCGCGTCGCCGACGAGGTCGTCGATGCCCCGCGCCCCGACACCACCCGCGCCCAGCAGGCCCACGTCCTCGACGAGCTGGAGGCGGAGGTCCGCGTCGCGCTGGTGCGCGGGCACAGCAGCAACCTCATCGTGCACGCCTTCGCCCGCACCGCCCGGCGGTGCGGCATCGGCCACGACCTCATCGACCCGTTCTTCGCCTCGATGCGCACCGACCTGTTCCGCGCCGAGCACGACCAGGAGAGCTTCGAGCGCTACGTCTACGGCTCCGCGGAGGTGATCGGCCTGATGTGCCTGCGCGCGTTCCTCGCCGACGAGCCCGAGCCCGACACGGCGTACGACGCGCTTGCCGGCGGCGCCCAGCGCCTCGGTGCGGCGTTCCAGAAGGTCAACTTCCTGCGCGACCTGGCCACCGACGACGGGCTGCTCGGGCGCAGCTACTTCCCCGGGGTGGACCCCGCACGCCTCGACGACGCCACCCGCGACCGGCTCCTCGACGACATCGACGCCGACCTCGCGGCGGCCGCGGCGGTGATCCCCGCGCTGCCGCCCAGCAGCCGGCGGGCGGTGCTGGTCGCGCACGGGCTCTTCGCCGAGCTGGCCGCCCGGCTGCGGCGTACGCCGGCCAGCGAGATCCGCTCCCGCCGGGTGCGCGTCCCCGGGGGCCAAGGCCCGCATCGCGGCCCGCTGCCTGCTGCGGGGCGCCGGTGA
- a CDS encoding MazG family protein — MPPETRPQAPALVELLDVMRRLRAECPWKAEQTHRSLARYLLEETHETLEAIDTGDAAHLREELGDLLLQVYFHAVIAEQSGAFDLDDVARGITDKMVRRNPHVFAPAEPGSERERPGDAAAVNEAWEEIKAEEKSARTSVLDGIAPTLPALLYADKALDRLARAGQAVTPDPASPDLGERLLALVAEARAAGIDPEQALRDTVREHTRGH; from the coding sequence ATGCCCCCGGAGACCCGACCGCAGGCGCCCGCGCTGGTGGAGCTGCTCGACGTGATGCGCCGGCTGCGGGCCGAGTGCCCGTGGAAGGCCGAGCAGACCCACCGCTCGCTCGCGCGCTACCTGCTCGAGGAGACCCACGAGACCCTCGAGGCGATCGACACCGGCGACGCCGCGCACCTGCGTGAGGAGCTCGGCGACCTGCTGCTGCAGGTGTACTTCCACGCGGTCATCGCCGAGCAGTCCGGCGCGTTCGACCTCGACGACGTCGCCCGCGGCATCACCGACAAGATGGTGCGCCGCAACCCGCACGTCTTCGCGCCCGCCGAGCCCGGCTCCGAGCGGGAGCGCCCCGGCGACGCCGCCGCCGTCAACGAGGCGTGGGAGGAGATCAAGGCCGAGGAGAAGAGCGCACGCACCTCGGTCCTCGACGGCATCGCGCCCACCCTCCCCGCCCTGCTGTACGCCGACAAGGCCCTCGACCGGCTCGCCCGCGCCGGCCAGGCAGTCACCCCCGACCCCGCCTCGCCCGACCTCGGCGAACGCCTTCTCGCCCTCGTCGCCGAGGCGCGCGCCGCCGGCATCGACCCCGAGCAGGCCCTGCGCGACACCGTCCGCGAGCACACCCGCGGCCACTGA